A region from the Pseudomonas promysalinigenes genome encodes:
- a CDS encoding glycosyl transferase family protein — translation MTLETPAEHPFAEFVRILGKGKRGARGLTREEARAAMTLLLEGKVEDTQLGAFLMLLRHKEESAEELAGFTEALRAQLQAPRIAVDIDWPTYAGKKRHLPWYLLSAKCLATNGVRILMHGGGAHTAGRMYTEQLLALLKIPLCRDWAAVNQALDQQHLAFAPLHDWAPQLQRMIDLRNTLGLRSPIHSLARVLNPLNARCGLQSIFHPGYQAVHREASRLLGDHAIVIKGDGGEIEVNPDVISHLYGARDGQAWDEEWPALSERRHVKPPSLQPEHLLAVWRGEAQDSYGEMAVVATMALALRGLGENREQAFATAHSYWAARNQSKK, via the coding sequence CTGACTCTGGAAACACCGGCTGAACACCCCTTCGCCGAATTCGTGCGCATACTCGGCAAAGGCAAACGTGGCGCCCGCGGGCTGACTCGCGAAGAAGCTCGGGCCGCCATGACATTGCTGCTCGAAGGAAAAGTCGAAGACACTCAGCTGGGTGCCTTTCTGATGCTGCTGCGCCACAAGGAAGAAAGCGCCGAAGAGCTTGCCGGCTTCACCGAGGCCCTGCGTGCTCAATTGCAGGCGCCGCGCATTGCCGTTGATATCGACTGGCCTACCTATGCGGGCAAAAAGCGTCACTTGCCTTGGTACCTGCTCAGTGCCAAGTGCCTGGCAACCAATGGCGTGCGTATTTTGATGCACGGTGGCGGTGCGCATACTGCCGGGCGCATGTACACCGAACAGCTACTGGCATTGCTCAAGATCCCGCTGTGCCGCGACTGGGCTGCCGTCAACCAGGCCTTGGACCAGCAGCACCTTGCCTTTGCGCCCTTGCACGACTGGGCCCCGCAGTTGCAGCGGATGATCGATCTGCGTAACACCCTGGGCCTGCGCTCGCCCATTCATTCCCTGGCCCGCGTGCTGAACCCGCTGAACGCCCGCTGCGGCCTGCAGAGCATATTCCACCCCGGTTATCAGGCAGTGCACCGTGAGGCGAGCCGTCTGCTTGGCGATCATGCCATAGTGATCAAAGGCGACGGCGGCGAAATCGAGGTCAATCCTGACGTCATCAGCCATCTTTACGGTGCACGTGACGGCCAGGCTTGGGACGAGGAATGGCCAGCGCTGAGTGAACGCCGCCATGTCAAACCGCCAAGCCTGCAGCCTGAGCACCTGCTCGCTGTTTGGCGCGGTGAAGCTCAGGACAGCTACGGTGAAATGGCCGTGGTCGCGACAATGGCTTTAGCCTTGCGTGGCCTTGGGGAAAATCGCGAGCAGGCTTTCGCAACCGCCCACAGCTATTGGGCCGCACGGAACCAATCGAAAAAATAG
- a CDS encoding TusE/DsrC/DsvC family sulfur relay protein translates to MSTLNVGERNIALDKEGFLVDLQDWSRPVAEVLAEREGIALTADHWEILDLLRQFYDEYQLSPATRPLIKYAALKLGAEKGNSPHLNRLFNGTPAKLAAKLAGLPKPTNCI, encoded by the coding sequence ATGAGCACCCTGAACGTTGGCGAACGCAATATCGCCTTGGACAAGGAAGGCTTTTTGGTCGACCTGCAAGACTGGTCGCGCCCTGTGGCCGAGGTTCTGGCCGAGCGCGAGGGCATTGCCCTGACCGCCGATCATTGGGAGATACTGGATTTACTGCGCCAGTTCTACGACGAATACCAACTGTCGCCGGCTACTCGCCCATTGATCAAATACGCCGCGCTCAAGCTGGGCGCTGAAAAAGGCAATAGCCCGCATCTTAACCGCCTATTCAACGGCACCCCTGCCAAACTGGCTGCCAAGCTGGCAGGCCTGCCCAAGCCGACCAATTGCATATGA
- the tusB gene encoding sulfurtransferase complex subunit TusB yields the protein MATLHVLSHSPFGDERLNSCLRLLGADDGVLLCGDAVYGLREGSDAYRQLQAANLPDRLFALEEDMQARGVSSTLAQAVDYPAFVELSLQFYKVNSWL from the coding sequence ATGGCAACCCTGCATGTTCTATCGCATTCTCCTTTCGGCGACGAGCGCCTGAACAGCTGCTTGCGCTTGTTGGGCGCTGATGACGGCGTGCTCCTGTGCGGCGATGCGGTCTATGGCCTGCGCGAGGGCAGCGACGCTTACCGCCAGTTGCAGGCTGCTAACCTGCCAGACCGACTGTTTGCCCTCGAAGAGGACATGCAAGCCCGTGGCGTCAGCAGCACCTTGGCCCAGGCGGTGGATTACCCAGCCTTCGTTGAACTGTCGCTGCAATTTTACAAGGTCAATAGTTGGCTATGA
- the tusC gene encoding sulfurtransferase complex subunit TusC, whose amino-acid sequence MAKSMLIISRQAPWSGPSAREALDIALAGGAFDLPLAMLFLDDGVLQLMPAQQPAAVQQKNLAANLQALPMFGVEQLYACQHSLARRGLSADGLELSVQALDDDELKALIARFDQVVTL is encoded by the coding sequence ATGGCCAAGTCCATGTTGATCATCAGCCGGCAGGCACCTTGGAGCGGCCCATCCGCGCGCGAAGCGCTGGACATTGCCCTGGCTGGCGGGGCATTCGACTTGCCGTTAGCCATGTTGTTTCTTGATGACGGGGTATTGCAACTGATGCCCGCTCAACAGCCAGCGGCCGTTCAGCAGAAAAACCTCGCCGCCAACCTTCAGGCACTGCCGATGTTTGGCGTCGAGCAATTGTACGCCTGCCAGCACAGCCTCGCCCGCCGCGGCCTAAGCGCAGATGGCTTGGAGCTGTCGGTACAGGCATTGGACGATGACGAGTTAAAAGCCTTGATTGCCCGTTTTGACCAGGTGGTGACGCTTTGA
- the tusD gene encoding sulfurtransferase complex subunit TusD, producing the protein MKFAIAVFSPAHAPSSRRALRFAEAVLAGGHEIARLFFYQDGVHSASSNVVVPQDEQDIAGQWRTFVENNRLDAVVCIAAALRRGVLDEAEASRYQRPAVNLHQPWELSGLGQLHEAAQNADRLVCFGGD; encoded by the coding sequence ATGAAATTCGCTATCGCGGTTTTTTCCCCTGCCCATGCGCCCTCCTCGCGCCGCGCCCTGCGTTTTGCCGAGGCGGTGCTGGCTGGCGGGCATGAAATTGCCCGGCTGTTCTTTTACCAGGACGGCGTACACAGCGCTTCGTCCAACGTGGTCGTGCCTCAGGATGAGCAGGATATCGCCGGCCAGTGGCGTACCTTCGTCGAAAACAACCGTCTTGACGCGGTAGTGTGCATCGCTGCCGCCCTGCGCCGTGGCGTGCTCGACGAAGCCGAGGCCAGCCGCTACCAGCGTCCGGCAGTAAACCTGCACCAGCCGTGGGAGCTATCGGGCCTCGGCCAGCTGCATGAAGCCGCGCAAAACGCCGACCGTCTGGTCTGCTTCGGAGGTGACTGA
- a CDS encoding nucleobase:cation symporter-2 family protein, producing MSSHEHGPGAAAPANELVLGLEDKPRLLIGMLAALQHLLAIIVPIVTPGLLICQALGVSARDTNLIVSMSLVISGIATFIQCKRFGPFGAGLLIVQGTSFNFVGPLIAGGALMVKQGTPVEGVMAAIFGVVIAGSFVEMGVSRILPFVKRLITPLVTGIVVLMIGLTLIKVGLISMGGGFGAMANGTFANGENLLLSGAVLAVIVILNRIPVVWMRSCAIVIALAVGYALAGYLGRLDFTGMHEAALFQVPTPLHFGLSFSWALFIPMLVIYLVTSLEAIGDVTATSKVSRQPVEGPLWMSRIKGGVLVNGANSLLAGLFNTFPSSIFAQNNGVIQLTGIASRHIGIWIAVMLVVLGLFPSVAGVIQAVPEPVLGGAAMVMFGAVAASGINILASTRLDRRALLIIAVSLALGLGVAQVPEFLAHMPAAVRNVLESGVATGGICALLLNWFLPQSNDNA from the coding sequence ATGAGCTCACACGAACACGGCCCAGGCGCGGCAGCGCCTGCCAATGAACTGGTACTGGGCCTGGAGGACAAGCCACGGCTGTTGATCGGCATGTTGGCCGCCCTGCAGCACCTGCTGGCGATCATCGTACCCATCGTCACCCCAGGCTTGCTGATCTGTCAGGCATTGGGCGTATCGGCGCGTGATACCAACCTTATTGTCTCCATGTCGCTGGTGATTTCCGGGATCGCCACGTTCATCCAGTGCAAGCGCTTTGGCCCGTTCGGTGCGGGGCTGCTGATCGTTCAGGGCACCAGCTTCAATTTCGTCGGGCCGCTGATAGCCGGTGGCGCGCTGATGGTCAAGCAGGGCACACCAGTGGAAGGCGTGATGGCGGCTATTTTTGGTGTGGTGATTGCGGGCTCATTCGTCGAAATGGGCGTGTCACGCATCCTACCGTTCGTTAAACGGCTGATCACGCCTTTGGTGACCGGTATCGTTGTGCTCATGATTGGCCTGACCTTGATCAAGGTAGGCCTGATCAGCATGGGCGGCGGGTTTGGCGCAATGGCCAACGGTACTTTCGCCAACGGTGAAAACCTGCTGTTGTCGGGCGCCGTGCTGGCGGTGATCGTGATCCTCAACCGTATCCCGGTAGTGTGGATGCGCAGTTGCGCCATCGTCATAGCGCTGGCGGTCGGCTATGCCCTGGCCGGCTACCTCGGTCGCCTCGACTTCACCGGCATGCACGAAGCAGCGCTGTTCCAGGTGCCGACGCCACTGCACTTTGGCCTGAGTTTTTCCTGGGCGCTGTTCATTCCCATGCTGGTGATCTACTTGGTCACTTCGCTGGAAGCGATCGGCGATGTCACCGCCACCAGCAAGGTTTCCCGCCAGCCCGTCGAAGGCCCATTATGGATGTCCCGCATCAAGGGCGGCGTGCTGGTCAACGGCGCCAACTCACTACTGGCCGGCCTGTTCAACACCTTCCCCAGTTCGATTTTCGCTCAAAATAACGGCGTAATTCAGCTGACCGGAATCGCCAGCCGCCACATTGGAATCTGGATTGCCGTAATGCTAGTAGTGCTGGGCCTATTCCCAAGCGTGGCGGGTGTGATTCAGGCGGTGCCGGAGCCAGTGCTTGGCGGCGCCGCCATGGTGATGTTCGGGGCAGTTGCCGCATCGGGTATCAACATCCTGGCCAGCACCCGCCTGGACCGTCGAGCTTTGCTGATCATTGCGGTGTCGCTAGCCCTGGGCCTTGGGGTGGCGCAGGTGCCGGAGTTTCTGGCGCACATGCCAGCGGCTGTGCGCAACGTACTGGAGTCAGGCGTTGCGACCGGGGGTATCTGCGCCCTGTTGCTGAACTGGTTCCTGCCGCAGAGCAACGATAACGCCTGA
- a CDS encoding Bax inhibitor-1/YccA family protein has product MREQDYAVHHGQQAEQQEVSKVLRNTYSLLALTLAFSGVMAFVAQQMRVGYPNVFVVLIGFYGLFFLTAKLRDSVWGLVSTFALTGFMGFILGPILNRYLGMAGGAEVVSSAFAMTALVFGGLSAYVLITRKDMSFLSGFITAGFFVLLGAVVASFFFQISGLQLAISAGFVLFSSVCILFQTSAIIHGGERNYIMATISLYVSIYNLFISLLQLFGIMGRDD; this is encoded by the coding sequence ATGCGCGAACAGGATTACGCCGTACACCACGGCCAGCAAGCCGAGCAGCAGGAGGTCAGCAAGGTCCTGCGCAACACGTACAGCCTGCTGGCACTCACCCTCGCGTTCAGCGGTGTCATGGCCTTCGTGGCCCAGCAGATGCGCGTCGGTTACCCGAACGTGTTCGTCGTGCTGATTGGCTTCTACGGTCTGTTCTTCCTCACCGCCAAACTGCGTGATTCGGTATGGGGCCTGGTATCCACCTTCGCCCTCACCGGTTTCATGGGCTTCATTCTCGGCCCAATCCTCAACCGTTACCTGGGTATGGCCGGCGGCGCCGAAGTGGTCAGCTCGGCATTCGCCATGACTGCGCTGGTGTTCGGTGGTTTGTCGGCTTACGTCCTGATCACCCGCAAAGACATGAGCTTCCTCAGCGGTTTCATCACCGCAGGCTTCTTTGTGCTGCTCGGCGCTGTCGTCGCCAGCTTCTTCTTCCAGATCAGCGGCCTGCAATTGGCGATCAGCGCTGGCTTCGTGCTGTTCTCGTCGGTCTGCATTCTGTTCCAGACCAGCGCGATCATCCACGGTGGTGAGCGTAACTACATCATGGCGACCATCAGCCTGTATGTTTCGATCTACAACCTATTCATCAGCCTGCTGCAATTGTTCGGCATCATGGGTCGTGACGACTGA
- a CDS encoding carboxymuconolactone decarboxylase family protein produces MTRIQALSLDQAPSAARTSLQGVEKGLGFIPNAFATLAHSPAALSGYLALSQALNKNSLTPAEREIAALAASEVNGCDYCVAAHSFFGSKVGLDPDDLLAARAGTLDGVAALARAITLSRGQLSDAQLAAAREAGLDDAKIVDVIAQVSLLTLTNYLNNVAMTEIDFPPGK; encoded by the coding sequence ATGACGCGTATTCAAGCTCTGTCGCTCGACCAGGCCCCTTCCGCTGCCCGTACCTCCCTCCAGGGCGTTGAGAAAGGCCTGGGCTTCATCCCGAATGCTTTTGCCACCCTCGCCCATTCGCCAGCGGCGCTCAGTGGCTACTTGGCACTGTCGCAAGCGCTGAACAAGAACAGTTTGACCCCCGCCGAACGTGAGATCGCGGCGCTGGCCGCCTCCGAGGTCAATGGCTGCGACTACTGCGTTGCCGCACACAGCTTCTTTGGCAGCAAGGTTGGCCTCGATCCCGATGACCTGCTGGCTGCACGTGCCGGCACGCTTGATGGCGTGGCTGCACTGGCCAGGGCGATAACCTTGAGCCGGGGCCAGCTCAGCGATGCGCAGTTGGCAGCCGCTCGTGAGGCAGGCCTGGACGATGCCAAGATCGTGGATGTGATCGCCCAAGTTTCTCTGCTCACCTTGACCAACTACCTGAACAACGTGGCCATGACAGAGATAGATTTCCCTCCTGGCAAATGA
- a CDS encoding SDR family oxidoreductase has translation MKPSENTIFITGGTSGIGRALAEAFHQRGNKVIVAGRRQALLNEIAQANPGIDTVRLDINDPQQIKQVAQEVIRRYPELNVIINNAGIMPFDNPASGDYDDEQAVSLLQTNLLGPVRVSAAFVEHLKGQADAYIINNSSVLAYLPLAATALYSATKAAIHSYSLSQRFSLRDTSVKVLEIAPPWVDTDLIHKSGDKRAMPLNDFIQETLAKLESATTEVLVDRVLPLRANQGANEHKLIHQFNQSLVDNPIPVA, from the coding sequence ATGAAGCCCAGCGAAAACACTATCTTCATCACAGGTGGTACTTCAGGCATTGGCCGCGCCCTGGCCGAGGCATTCCATCAACGTGGCAACAAAGTGATCGTTGCAGGGCGTCGTCAGGCACTGCTGAATGAGATCGCCCAGGCCAATCCCGGTATCGATACCGTGCGCCTGGACATTAACGATCCGCAGCAGATCAAACAGGTGGCTCAGGAGGTGATCCGCCGTTATCCGGAATTGAACGTGATCATCAACAATGCCGGGATCATGCCTTTCGACAACCCGGCTTCCGGAGACTACGACGACGAACAGGCGGTGAGCCTGCTGCAGACCAACCTGCTGGGCCCAGTACGCGTCAGCGCTGCCTTCGTGGAGCATCTCAAGGGTCAAGCGGACGCCTACATTATCAATAACAGTTCGGTGCTGGCCTACCTGCCGCTGGCAGCCACTGCCCTCTATTCGGCGACCAAGGCAGCCATTCACTCCTACTCGCTGTCGCAGCGGTTCAGTTTGCGTGACACCAGCGTCAAGGTATTGGAAATCGCGCCGCCGTGGGTTGACACCGACCTCATTCACAAGAGCGGTGATAAACGCGCCATGCCGCTGAATGACTTCATTCAGGAAACGCTGGCCAAGCTCGAATCGGCCACTACTGAAGTGCTGGTGGATCGCGTCCTCCCGCTGCGCGCCAACCAGGGAGCGAATGAGCACAAACTGATTCATCAGTTCAACCAGTCGCTGGTTGATAACCCGATACCCGTTGCCTGA
- a CDS encoding SDR family NAD(P)-dependent oxidoreductase: MTQHHKGTALITGASTGIGSIYAERLARRGYDLVLVARNRERLNTLASRLTTETRQNVEVFPADLADATDLAKVERKLRGDASISLLVNNAGIGTHTRLLESDVERMVEMITLNVTALTRLTYAAIPGFVARKQGAVINISSIVSLAPELLNGVYGGSKAYVTAFTQSLYKELADSGIQVQAVLPGATATDFWQIGGLPVENLDPGIVMSAQDLVDGALQDFDDQVLISIPSMHDLQAFERYEASRQALLSQLSSNQLAPRYNANC; encoded by the coding sequence ATGACGCAGCATCACAAGGGCACTGCCCTCATCACCGGCGCCTCCACCGGCATCGGTTCCATCTACGCTGAACGCTTGGCTCGACGGGGTTATGACCTTGTACTGGTAGCTCGCAATCGTGAAAGGCTTAACACTCTGGCCAGCCGGCTGACCACGGAAACCCGCCAGAACGTGGAAGTGTTTCCGGCAGATTTGGCTGACGCGACCGATCTGGCCAAGGTCGAACGCAAGCTGCGTGGAGACGCCAGCATCAGCCTGCTGGTGAACAACGCTGGCATCGGCACCCATACCCGCCTGCTGGAAAGTGACGTCGAGCGCATGGTCGAGATGATCACCCTCAACGTCACCGCCCTCACTCGCCTCACCTATGCAGCTATTCCAGGGTTTGTGGCTCGCAAACAAGGCGCCGTGATCAACATCTCCTCCATCGTCAGCCTGGCTCCAGAATTGCTGAACGGCGTGTACGGCGGGAGCAAGGCTTATGTCACCGCTTTTACTCAGTCTCTGTACAAGGAACTGGCGGACAGCGGCATCCAGGTGCAGGCGGTGCTACCAGGGGCCACCGCGACGGACTTCTGGCAGATCGGTGGTTTGCCGGTCGAGAACCTCGATCCAGGCATCGTTATGTCAGCTCAGGATCTGGTGGACGGCGCTCTGCAGGATTTCGATGACCAGGTACTGATCTCCATTCCCTCAATGCACGATCTGCAAGCCTTCGAACGCTACGAAGCCAGCCGGCAAGCCCTGTTAAGCCAGCTGTCCAGCAACCAGCTGGCCCCGCGTTACAACGCCAACTGCTAA
- a CDS encoding GlxA family transcriptional regulator has product MHRVGYLITEGFQIMSLATQAVFEFANIVAGEAVYKIQNFSIEGGTVRSSLGMYMDTLPLGAPGLADTWMITGTLTPLTPPSEQVLASVRGFVDSARRTAGLCTGCFVLAQAGVLDNRRATTHWAYAKKLRELHPNIEVEEDRIFIVDGQIWTSAGMTAALDMALGMVEKDLGTEMARSVARKLVMHQRRSGGQSQHSELLTLSPKSDRIQAALDYARKNLSRPLSVEELAEAVHLSPRQFTRVFTAETGQSPAKAVESLRLEAARLMIEQSRHSLDVVAKETGFRDRRHMREVFIRGYGVPPQAVRRDARRVVSA; this is encoded by the coding sequence ATGCACAGGGTCGGCTATTTGATCACCGAAGGTTTCCAGATTATGTCGCTGGCGACACAGGCTGTGTTCGAGTTCGCGAACATCGTCGCTGGTGAAGCGGTCTACAAGATTCAGAATTTTTCCATCGAGGGCGGCACGGTGCGTTCTTCCTTGGGGATGTACATGGACACGCTGCCGCTGGGGGCTCCCGGTCTGGCCGACACCTGGATGATCACTGGCACGTTGACCCCCCTGACGCCGCCGAGCGAGCAAGTGCTGGCAAGCGTGCGGGGCTTTGTCGACAGCGCTAGACGCACCGCAGGCCTCTGCACCGGCTGCTTCGTCCTGGCCCAGGCCGGCGTGCTTGATAACCGCCGAGCTACGACCCACTGGGCCTACGCAAAGAAGCTCCGTGAGTTGCACCCGAATATCGAAGTCGAGGAAGACCGTATATTCATCGTGGATGGGCAGATCTGGACGTCTGCGGGCATGACTGCCGCCCTGGATATGGCATTGGGCATGGTGGAGAAAGATCTCGGCACCGAGATGGCCAGGTCGGTGGCAAGAAAGTTGGTGATGCATCAGCGCCGCTCCGGTGGGCAATCCCAACATTCCGAGCTGCTGACACTGTCTCCGAAATCAGATCGGATTCAGGCAGCCCTCGATTACGCACGGAAGAATTTGAGCCGACCATTGAGCGTTGAGGAGCTCGCAGAAGCAGTGCATTTGAGCCCCCGCCAGTTTACTCGCGTATTCACTGCCGAGACCGGTCAATCACCCGCCAAGGCTGTGGAGAGCCTGCGCCTGGAGGCAGCCCGCTTGATGATCGAGCAGAGCCGTCATAGCCTGGATGTTGTGGCGAAGGAAACCGGATTCAGGGATCGCCGGCATATGCGAGAGGTCTTCATTCGTGGTTATGGCGTCCCGCCCCAGGCAGTGCGAAGGGATGCTCGGCGTGTGGTGTCTGCTTAA
- a CDS encoding alpha/beta fold hydrolase encodes MSRITPLNDVYRLQLRGQDCSSPNITDVPIMTVTSPSVSAPTQFIDLSDRRLAYRTIGSGQPLVLLVRYRGTMDDWDPLFLDNLAELGFQVTIFDYSGLGLSGGYPSYNPGSLAKDAIELIHALQLGKVVIGGWSLGGIAAQVVLAQAPQLVSHAVLIGTTPPGHLVKPGEALFYEMARRENDFEDFVSLFFEPGSGDSRATAESAWARLSLRTQERGPKVPVQWAAQQLGEGPKNPVFPVEAVLNALKTTTIPVLHLGADHDIVFPVENWYALSRQLPTLTLVSFASAGHGPHMQYPQAAARHIAAFTSV; translated from the coding sequence ATGTCTCGAATCACGCCCCTTAACGACGTTTATAGACTGCAGCTTAGAGGCCAGGATTGCTCATCACCCAACATCACGGATGTGCCCATCATGACTGTTACATCGCCCAGCGTTAGCGCCCCTACCCAGTTCATTGATCTAAGCGACCGCCGCCTGGCTTATCGAACCATCGGCAGCGGCCAGCCGCTCGTCCTGCTTGTTCGCTATCGCGGCACCATGGACGACTGGGATCCACTGTTTCTGGACAACCTTGCTGAGCTTGGCTTCCAGGTCACCATTTTTGACTACAGCGGATTGGGCCTATCAGGCGGCTACCCCAGCTACAATCCCGGGTCACTTGCGAAAGACGCTATCGAACTCATTCACGCGCTGCAGCTTGGCAAAGTGGTCATCGGCGGGTGGTCACTTGGCGGCATAGCCGCTCAGGTTGTACTCGCCCAAGCTCCACAACTGGTAAGCCATGCCGTGCTGATTGGCACTACTCCCCCTGGGCACCTTGTAAAACCCGGCGAAGCGCTGTTCTACGAGATGGCTCGTCGAGAAAATGACTTCGAAGATTTCGTAAGCTTATTCTTCGAGCCGGGCTCTGGGGATAGCCGAGCCACGGCTGAGAGCGCCTGGGCGCGGCTTTCATTACGGACTCAAGAACGTGGCCCTAAGGTTCCTGTTCAGTGGGCAGCCCAGCAACTCGGCGAAGGCCCAAAGAATCCGGTTTTTCCAGTTGAAGCGGTACTGAACGCACTGAAAACCACCACGATCCCTGTGCTTCACCTGGGCGCTGATCACGACATCGTCTTCCCGGTTGAAAACTGGTATGCCCTCAGCCGTCAGCTTCCCACGTTGACGCTAGTGAGCTTCGCCAGTGCAGGTCACGGCCCACATATGCAGTACCCGCAGGCGGCGGCTCGCCATATAGCCGCTTTTACGTCGGTTTAA
- the lysC gene encoding Rz1-like lysis system protein LysC (LysC is an Rz1-like component of a phage lytic system, substantially overlapping although not fully embedded in the gene for the Rz-like LysB component.): MTTKHCETGLISLYLMLLAGCASAPLSPEPTLIVSGCPVVVPCQLPATTPGTNGHLLSDQERTELAWAECAAQVDSVYQYQVNHQPR; encoded by the coding sequence ATGACAACGAAACACTGCGAAACTGGGCTGATCAGCCTTTACCTGATGCTGCTCGCCGGCTGCGCGAGCGCCCCGCTATCACCGGAGCCGACGCTTATCGTCAGTGGTTGTCCAGTGGTAGTGCCGTGCCAACTGCCGGCGACCACGCCGGGAACGAACGGCCATCTGCTCAGTGACCAGGAACGCACGGAACTAGCTTGGGCCGAGTGCGCGGCTCAGGTGGACAGCGTGTACCAATATCAGGTGAACCACCAACCCCGATAG